From Candidatus Neomarinimicrobiota bacterium, one genomic window encodes:
- a CDS encoding M1 family metallopeptidase gives MLLVLLGAGPLVGEREYWQQHVAYEIHVTLNDSSHTLSAREKLTYTNHSPDTLRFIWFHLWPNAYKNDETAFAKQRLEHYSTRFHFSEEDDRGYIDSLDFSVEGQSLKWEYHPEWIDAAKVYLNDPVPPSQSVTIETPFFVKLPIVFSRLGHSGKHYEICQWYPKPAVYDSQGWHPMPYLDQGEFFSEFGTFDVHITLPQEYRIMATGDIVDGEAEYGWLDSLTAEGDSLHALNKKAFKKRIKEMRKERRKKETSQKEEAEKEKAEETRDKSGEAPEGSFGKDESRRIKTLHFHQEKVHDFAWFADPDWIVRKGELWVADSTHKVTLWSMYLPKNAKLWERSIEYLHDSGYWYSRFYGDYPYNHITAVDGDMSAGGGMEYPNITIISSGGSKDLLEFVIMHEVGHNWFYGILGSDERDHAFLDEGLNEYTNIRYWEKKYPERNGQIVVSDFMQNKMRIGRNLDFRWIMGYLSYQSRAASGDDQPMDLPSTDFAQENYGTVVYGKTAIFTRYLQHFLGEKKMDEIMQDFYETWEFRHPSPADFRSFFAKHSDQPLDWFFDDAVNDTKVIDYGVGPVRDGAVTVTNLGSMNSPVELALYDRSGSEIERRWLAGFSGMKNVSLPEGAEKAVIDPDNIMPDINRENNATSQPLKFNFVFDQPTFHFREVNYLPWLNGNAFNGVTPGVLLYSGFIPGFRHGLAAAPMWDFQHQRLVGSVSAQRTFYRSLGFRRWTVAAGVSDYSGRRGIRLVFDGTIRKPIVSTPFVSIAGRLFFHDIDPLAVSPVYYSAGKFTVAAGRIAYNHRPDPFINYQAEVGLRAGLSGGSFARFESAGKLTWRHGRRLRLDARAWLGTFFGSADIPAQYQTWMGGGVDPDFERPLVFNRTTDSSTGRSSIYADQFIEAGPSVRGAYLSPSRGTAWAVNLDHTVPVLPLTLFADVAGASDIDDTLFDAGLKLSLFVVNLYLPFYQSWNPDSETPTDLQWILERMRFEVRMPLSFGGL, from the coding sequence ATGCTTCTCGTACTTCTCGGCGCGGGTCCTCTCGTCGGGGAAAGAGAATACTGGCAGCAGCATGTAGCTTACGAAATCCACGTCACCCTTAATGACTCCTCCCACACTCTTTCAGCCCGCGAAAAGCTGACCTACACCAATCACTCTCCTGACACTCTCCGGTTCATCTGGTTTCATCTCTGGCCCAACGCCTACAAAAATGATGAGACCGCCTTCGCCAAGCAGAGGCTCGAACACTATTCCACACGGTTTCACTTTTCGGAGGAAGATGACAGAGGCTACATTGACAGTCTCGATTTCTCTGTGGAGGGACAGTCCCTGAAATGGGAATATCACCCTGAATGGATCGACGCGGCAAAGGTTTACCTGAATGACCCTGTGCCGCCAAGTCAGAGCGTCACCATCGAAACCCCTTTCTTTGTCAAGCTTCCCATCGTCTTCTCCCGGCTGGGCCATTCCGGCAAGCATTATGAGATCTGCCAGTGGTATCCCAAACCGGCAGTCTACGATTCTCAAGGGTGGCACCCCATGCCGTACCTCGATCAGGGCGAATTCTTCAGTGAGTTCGGCACCTTTGATGTTCATATCACCCTTCCACAGGAATATCGCATCATGGCAACCGGTGACATCGTGGACGGGGAGGCTGAGTATGGCTGGCTCGACTCTCTCACGGCGGAGGGGGATTCTCTCCACGCTCTGAACAAAAAGGCATTCAAGAAGAGAATCAAGGAGATGAGAAAGGAAAGAAGGAAAAAGGAGACAAGCCAAAAGGAAGAAGCTGAAAAAGAGAAGGCCGAAGAGACGAGAGACAAGAGTGGAGAGGCGCCCGAAGGGTCATTCGGAAAAGACGAAAGTCGGCGGATAAAGACGCTTCATTTTCATCAGGAGAAGGTGCACGATTTTGCCTGGTTTGCCGACCCGGACTGGATCGTCCGCAAAGGAGAACTTTGGGTTGCGGACTCGACCCACAAGGTGACATTGTGGAGTATGTACCTGCCAAAGAACGCGAAACTGTGGGAGAGGTCAATCGAGTATCTCCACGACTCGGGCTATTGGTACAGCCGATTCTACGGTGACTACCCCTACAACCACATTACCGCCGTGGATGGAGATATGTCGGCGGGAGGCGGAATGGAGTATCCGAATATCACCATCATCTCCAGCGGTGGCTCGAAAGACCTGTTAGAGTTCGTCATTATGCACGAGGTGGGGCACAACTGGTTCTACGGAATTCTCGGTTCTGACGAGCGGGATCACGCCTTCCTCGATGAAGGACTCAATGAATACACTAACATCCGCTATTGGGAGAAGAAGTACCCCGAACGGAACGGTCAGATCGTTGTCTCCGATTTTATGCAGAACAAGATGAGGATCGGTCGCAACCTCGATTTTCGCTGGATAATGGGATATCTCTCTTATCAGTCTCGCGCCGCCTCTGGTGACGATCAGCCCATGGATCTCCCGTCCACAGATTTTGCCCAGGAAAACTACGGTACCGTGGTTTACGGCAAGACCGCCATCTTCACGCGCTATCTACAACACTTTCTCGGCGAAAAGAAGATGGATGAGATTATGCAGGACTTTTATGAGACTTGGGAATTCAGGCATCCATCGCCCGCTGATTTCCGCAGTTTTTTTGCGAAGCATTCCGACCAGCCGCTGGACTGGTTTTTCGATGATGCGGTGAACGACACGAAGGTGATTGATTATGGAGTGGGGCCTGTTCGGGATGGTGCAGTGACGGTGACCAATCTCGGCAGCATGAATTCCCCGGTTGAACTGGCTCTGTATGATCGTTCTGGCTCAGAGATAGAACGGCGCTGGCTGGCTGGTTTCTCTGGGATGAAGAACGTCTCGCTTCCCGAAGGAGCGGAGAAGGCGGTCATTGATCCTGACAACATTATGCCGGACATCAATCGTGAGAACAATGCTACCTCGCAACCGCTGAAGTTCAACTTTGTGTTTGATCAGCCGACCTTTCACTTTAGGGAGGTCAACTATCTTCCGTGGCTAAACGGGAATGCCTTCAACGGCGTCACGCCCGGCGTCTTACTTTATTCAGGATTCATTCCCGGCTTCCGTCACGGGCTTGCAGCGGCGCCCATGTGGGATTTCCAGCACCAACGGCTGGTGGGCTCTGTCTCCGCTCAGAGGACTTTCTACAGGAGTCTCGGTTTCAGGCGCTGGACCGTCGCGGCTGGGGTAAGCGACTACAGTGGCCGCAGGGGGATCAGGCTGGTTTTTGATGGGACGATCCGCAAGCCCATCGTTTCCACACCTTTCGTGTCTATTGCCGGCCGCCTGTTCTTCCACGACATAGATCCTCTGGCGGTAAGTCCAGTCTATTATTCAGCTGGCAAGTTCACGGTGGCGGCCGGCCGGATCGCTTACAATCATCGGCCCGATCCTTTTATAAACTATCAGGCAGAGGTCGGTCTGAGGGCAGGACTCAGCGGGGGCAGTTTCGCCCGCTTTGAATCAGCAGGGAAACTGACGTGGCGCCACGGAAGGAGACTTCGGCTGGATGCCAGAGCGTGGTTAGGGACTTTCTTCGGCAGTGCTGACATTCCGGCTCAGTACCAGACCTGGATGGGCGGCGGCGTAGATCCCGATTTCGAGAGACCACTTGTTTTTAATCGGACGACTGACAGTAGCACAGGCAGAAGCAGTATCTATGCGGATCAGTTCATAG